The Chitinophaga parva genomic sequence AATTGTGAAACAATTGTTGTTCACGTTTGCGAGGCACTGAAGGTCCCATTTACCTTAAATTTTGTGAGAAAGGTACTGAATGAACATCCTTATTCCGACAGCATGCTGGCTGTTAGCGAGGTGTTAAATGCATTGGGCATCGCCACCACAGGGTTGGTGGTAAAGCAGGAGCAGCTGGGACAGCTACCGGCACCTTTTATCATGTTGCAACGCGTGGAGAATAGAGATTTATTTGTGCTGGTCATCGCAAATGATAAGGGCAAGGTAAGTTACATACATCCAACTACGCATCGGAAGCGCACCGTACCCGCAAGCGTTTTTTGGGTGGGAACGAACGGTGCTACGCTACTAATAGAAACTGCAGATAAACCGCAGGCAGTTGCAGCCGCCACCTCGCACATCCCGCTGCCGGGGCGTAGTTTGGCGCTATTCCTTGGGATGGGGTTGTTGTCAACTGCCCTATTGGTAGATGTTTTTGTGATGTACCGGGGAGGACGCCACAATCTTGCATTTGGAATATATGTGGTGTTGTATGCTATGGGCGCTTTTATTTGTTCCTTGCTGCTACTGCATCAAATAGATGGGGATAACCCTACGCTGGAACAACTGTGCGCATACGGTACAAAGATGAACTGTGCATCAGTACTACATTAAGCAGGTGCAACAGTTTTCGGGATACATTGGAGCGTGATTGGCGCGGCTTACTACTGGGGAGGCCTCGTTACGTTATTGATATATGGTTCAGCTGCTGAGACGCAGCTTTCGATGCTGGGTTGCTCCAATGCCTGCGCTCTGTTGTATGTTTTTTATTCGCTATATTACCAGGGACGCGTGATAAAGCAATGGTGTGTATTGTGTCTTTCCGTTCAGTTGATCATGGTATTGCTTTTTATAAACGCGCTAATTGGTGGATGGCTTGATATCAGTTGGATATTCGCTTTTGATGCCGGGTGGTTGGTGCGGCTATTTGCGCCATTCCTTTTGTTCTTTGTCAGCATCAGCATTTTCGTCTCATTTTCGAAGCAGGTAAGCGCGCTGCAGGACTATAAGTTGCGTTACAAAGCGTTTAAATATAATACTGCCGTTTTTAATGTATTACTATCTGCCGGCAAGCCGGTGATAGCCGGTGTGGGAAATTTGGGTGTCCGGCTGGGCAGTGCAACGGCTAAGCATACTTTGTTGAAAGTGTGTAATCCTTATTGTGATCCCTGTGCAAAGGTGCATCCCCAGGTTGAAACGCTGTTGGCAGAATGTCCAGATATCGCGTTACAGGTAATATTTACTGCCAGTGGCGAGTTGGAAGATCCTAAAACCACGCCGGTGGCACATTTCCTGGCTTTGCAAGCAGATTACAAAAGCGCTACGGTACAGGATGCACTACATACCTGGTACCAAAATCCCCGCAAAGCGTATAAAGATTTTGCCTCCAGGTTTCCGCTACAGAGCGATCCTGCGCTACAGCATGAAAATATCAGGAAAATGAATGCGTGGTGCAAGTCAATGAAGATAACTCATACCCCTACTTTCTTTTTAAATGGTCACCAACTTCCGGAGACATACGTTCTCGCCGACCTGAAGTACCTGCTCGAATAACGAGTCTTTTTCACCCAAAATTTCATACAATGAGAAAATTGAATCTAAATTTCGATGATTTTCAGGCCTTATCCAAAGAGTAGTTGCGTAGAATTGTAGCTGGGGCCGCCACTGGTACGGGTTGCCCTGCAGATGCCATAGGCGTATTGTGCACTTATAAGTACACTTCATCGTCTCCAATGTCCATTACCACCAAGACAGGCAATGGTGTTGGCCAGTGTGGGAATGATGACTTAGGTAACTGTAATTGCCTTGGATCGATACCAATTGGAGCGGTCATTACATCGCATTCTGACTGTACGTCGGTGATAATCTCGCCGCAATAATCAGCAGGTCCGAATTTCCAATTTAAACCCGCGCCACTAGCTATGTATAAAATCGTATTTATTTTACTGTTTTTGTCCAGTTGTGATGTTTGCTTTGCCACATATGCAAAAGGCGAGTCTGTAGATACGTTGCCCCAACCTGCCCAACCATTGGAAGCCATACATTTTCACTTTGATAGGGCAGTCTATGCCCCAGGTGAAATGATGTGGTTTAAAGTGTACCTACGGCAACAGGGACGGTCTCGCATCCTGAGCAGAAACCTATACGTAGAAATGGTAGATGACAGTGGCGCGGTTATAAAGCATTTGATATTGCCGATATCAGAAAGTGGCATAACGGCCGGCCATTTCAGCATCCCGGCTGCTTATCGGTATGGAGGGCTGCATGTTATTGCTTATACCAAACGGTTGCTGCATCAGGACGTAGCCTCAAGTTATCAGCATAGCGTCCCTATTTTGCAGGAGGATGTTCCGGCACAACGTTCGGTTTTGACCGGCCCGGCCCGGATTGATTTTTTCCCGGAAGGAGGAGAGATGATTAACGGGGTGCCAGCTACGGTTGCTTTTATAGCGACCGGTAAGGGCGGCATACCGCTTGCTGGCAGCGGCTACATCCGCAATGATAGTGGTGATCAGGTGGCG encodes the following:
- a CDS encoding DsbA family protein; translation: MVLLFINALIGGWLDISWIFAFDAGWLVRLFAPFLLFFVSISIFVSFSKQVSALQDYKLRYKAFKYNTAVFNVLLSAGKPVIAGVGNLGVRLGSATAKHTLLKVCNPYCDPCAKVHPQVETLLAECPDIALQVIFTASGELEDPKTTPVAHFLALQADYKSATVQDALHTWYQNPRKAYKDFASRFPLQSDPALQHENIRKMNAWCKSMKITHTPTFFLNGHQLPETYVLADLKYLLE